The region GCACCACCAAGGATCGCGAACCGATTCAAGACGCCGTGATCATCGAAGGTCCCGGCACCGCGGGAACGCTGTACCCGATTTCGAAAGGCCGAGCCAAAATCGAAGAAGAGATCTTTGCCAAGTCGGCCGAAAAGCTGGCGGACTTCGGCATCGAATTGCTCGACGTTCGATTCAAGCGGATCAACTACAACGAGAACGTTCAGCAGCGGATCTACACGCGGATGATCAGCGAACGCAAACAGATCGCCGAACGATTCCGCAGCGAAGGTGCCGGCGAAGCGGCAAAGATCATCGGACGCAAAGAACGCGACCTACTGGAGATCGAATCGGAAGCTTACAAAAAGGTGCAGGAGATTCGCGGGGCTGCGGATGCCAAGGCAACGGAGATTTACGCCGCCGCCTATAACCAGAGCGAGGAAGCCGTCAGCTTTTACGCGTTCATCAAGACGATGGAAACCTACGAGGAGATGCTCGGTGGCGACAGCACGCTGGTGTTGACCACCGACAGCGACATCTTCAAGTTTCTCAAGAACATCGACCAAAACGAGTGATCGTGGTGCAGCAACTAGGCTGCCAAGCAACCTCTCGACGAAAAAGAATCCCTCGCCTGCGATCGCAAGCGAGGGATTTGTCGTTGATCAAGGAAGCGGCACGCCCGCAATTCGGAGAATCGAGCGACAATATCGCTCAACTTTCCAAGTTGACGGCAGAGCTGCGGTCACACCCTAGGTGGAGGGCAATTACTTGCCTTCCTTTTCCTTCCGCTTCTTCTCGATGATTTCTTCTTGGACGTTCGAAGGAACCTCACGGTAGGTTTCCAGTTCCATCGAGAACGTACCTTGGCCTTGGGTCATGCTTCGCAGGTCAGTCGCGTAACCGAAAGTTTCGGCCAGCGGAACTTCGGCGATGATGATGCTGTTGCCATCGACGATGTCGTTGCTGCTCATGATCCCTCGGCGGCGGATCACGTCACCGACGACCGTCCCTTGGAAATCTTCGGGGCACTCGATTTCGATTTTCATAATCGGCTCAAGCAACTTCGGGCCGGCCTGCTTGAAGTACTCACGGAAGCAACCTTGGGCGGCGGTGTAAAACGCCTTCTCCGAGGAGTCAACTTCGTGGAACGAACCATCATTCAGGTCGATCCGAGTTCCCACCACGGGGTATTCCGCGAGCGGGCCTTTGCCGAGGATGTCGCGGAAACCTTTTTCGATCGCAGGGATGTACTGCTTCGGAATCCGGCCACCGACGACGTGATCTTCGAACTCAAAGCTGTCTTCGCTCACCGATTCCAGTGGGCTTAGCTTACCGACGATGTGAGCGTATTGACCGCTACCACCGGTTTGCTTCTTGTGCTTGTAGTTGAACTCGATGCTCTTGGTCGGGCTTTCGCGGTAGCTTACCTTCGGTGCACCGACTTCAATTTCGACGTCGTATTCACGTCGAATTCGTTCGATGTAAACCTCAAGGTGCAGCTCACCCATGCCGCTGATCAGGATTTCGTTGGTTTCCTCATCCGTCATCACGCGGAACGTCGGGTCTTCTTTTCGGAAACGCTGCAGTGCCTTGCCCATTTTGTCCCCGTCGCCACGGCTCTTCGGCGAGACGGCGATTTTGATCACGGGGTCTGGGACGAACATCGATTCCAAGGTGCACTGATCGCGGGTATCGCCATAGGTATCACCGCTGGCCGCATCGATTCCCATCACGGCAATGATGTCGCCGGCTTCCGCCTTGTCGATCTCTTCGCGCTTGTCGCTGTGCATCCGAACGATTCGGCTAAAGCGTTCGCTTCGTCCGGTACGTTGGTTGACGTAGGTACCGCCTTTTTCGATCGTTCCTTGGTAAATCCGCATGAACGTCAATTGACCGAAGGGATCATCGACGATCTTGAAGCCCATACCGACGAAGGGAGCTTTCGGATCGGGCTTCAACTCGATCCGCTTCTCTTCATCCTGAGGGTCACGGCCGTGGATTTCGCGATCCAGGGGGCTCGGCAGGTACGAGTTGACCGCGTCAAGCAACGGTTGAACGCCTTTGTTTTTGAACGCCGTTCCCATGTAAACCGGAGTCGCTCCGCCAAGAACCGCATCCCGAGTGACCTTGTAGATCATCTCCTTGGGGACTTCTTCTTCGCTGAGCAGCAACTCCATCATCTCGTCGTTGTACATCGACAACTGCTCGAGCATGTGCAGGCGTTGCGCTTCGCACTTTTCTTTCAGGTTCTCAGGGACTTCACCGACGTCGACGTTCTGGCCTTCGGTACCGGAGAATCGATACGATTTCATTTCGATCAGGTCGACGACGCCTTCAAAGTTTTCTTCGGCGCCGATCGGGTACTGCATCAAGAACGCTTCGGCACCCAATTTTTCGCGCAGTTGTTCGACAACGCGGAACGGGTTCGCACCGGTTCGATCCATCTTGTTGATGAAAGCCAAGCGTGGCACTTGGTAACGTTTCATTTGGCGGTCGACGGTGATCGACTGGCTTTGCACGCCACCGACGCTACAGAGAACCAAGACGGCCCCGTCGAGAACACGAAGGCTGCGTTCCACTTCGACGGTAAAGTCGACGTGGCCTGGGGTGTCGATCAGGTTGATCGCGTTGCCCTTCCATTGCAGGCTCGTCGCGGCACTGGTGATCGTGATCCCACGCTCTTTTTCCAGTTCCATATGGTCCATGGTCGCGCCGTCGCCACCGCCACGAACGTCTTCGATCTTGTGGATTCGACCAGCGTAAAACAGAATCCGTTCGCTGAGGGTCGTTTTGCCCGAGTCAATGTGGGCACTGATCCCAATGTTTCTTACGTTCTCCAGTTTCATCTTTTTTTACCTAGCGTTGGCAACCGACCGAGAGATGGCACGGTGACGACCGCTGTCGTTTGGTCGGGGATTGAATGTTTCGTGATCTATCGAACTGCGATTGAATTGGCAGTCAGTGGGGTGGAAATGTTGGCGGGATGGACATGATGGCGATCCACCTTCGATGCCTACACTCGCAAGTCTTGGGGAACCACCCGGGCTAAATTCCCGCTTCAAACGGTCGACTTGTCAATTGGTCGACACTGCAACCGTTCAACTCGCTAACCGGTCAGCGGACGGGCCGAACCGGATGATCTCGGTTCGTCCCAAAACGCGATTCAATCGGGTCGAGGTACCTGTATCGGACACACTCGGATCAGATCATGCCGGTATGGTTGGAAATTTTTGCGGAATATGGCAAAGGATTGGCCTATCGGGAAGGGCAAATTAGCCTCGTGACACGATTCGACCACAGGAATACCCCACGATTGGATGGGCATTCCTGGCGTTTTGCTTCGTAGGATCACGATTTTCCTCTTGCCGGACTTTGATTCGGCCGACATACTCCTGCTCCCTTACAGTTTTTGTAGGCGAGTCGCTGAGCCGTGCCGGGGAAAGGTTCCCCGGTAAGCTCCAGTCTCATCGACCGTCGCCGCAGTTTTGACAAGCGGAAGAACTGACCTGGTAGGCCCTGCTTTCTCGGCAGCAGCCACAGGCAGTCATCAGCCCGGCAAGACATTGGGGAAGACTGGTTGCACGATGCAATCGCATCGAATTCGCTTCACGCGAGCCACCCTGGTTAGACACGCACCAGTCCACACGGGTTCCCTCGATTGATCGGTTCACTCGGTCAATGGACGCCTCCCGCCCCATTTGCCTCGCACACTGATTTTTCTCTCCCTCGAATAACTGCGCCCGCGTCCGATCGCCATCAACCCGAGAGCTTTGCAAAATGCCTCCACGCCCAATGAGCTCGCGTAGCCGAGCCCGCAAACGATCACGAGTCCGCTCGCGAGCCAAGAAGAAGGATCCGATCTTCGTCGATGGCCAGCGACCACGTCCGATGTACGTTGATTACAAGGACGTCGAACTGCTCAAGAAAATGATCAACCGCCAGGGACGCATCGTCGGCCGCCGCAAAAGCGGTTGCACCGCCGTCAGCCAGCACGCCGTGACCGCGGCTGTCAAACGCGCCCGCTACATGGCACTGCTGCCTTACCAAGGCGAGTAAGGCGAAAGCAAACGAGCTTTAGATCACAATGAGCTTCCGAACGCACCGCCGCGTCGAGTTTCGAGACACCGACGCGGCCGGCATTGTTCACTTCTCGGCGTTCTTCCCTTGGATGGAATCGGCCGAGCACGAGATGCTTCGTTCGGTCGGAATTCAGATTTTGCCGGATAGCCATTCTCCGGCCCAGTCAGCTGACTCTCGGCAGACGGTCACTTGGCCTCGCGTGAGCGCCTCGTGTGATTATCACCAAGCGGCCCGCTTCGAAGACGAACTGTCGGTTGCCGTCGAGGTTCTTAAGATTGGTCGTTCAAGCGTCCAGTACCAAATTGCTTTCTCACGGCAAGCCGATAGCGGTCCGCCCGTGCCAATCGCGACCGGCAAAACCGTCGTCGTTTGTTGCCAGCTTCGTCCCGGCGGCAAGTTAGAAAAGGCCGAGATCCCGGCAGACATCCGCGCAAAACTCGAATCGCTCTAACGGTTGCTTCCCGTTGAAATTTGAGTGTGGGTTACCGTTCGGTAGCGCTTACCGGGTTGCCCATAGCTCAGCCGCTACCATGTTTGGGGATCGCGAACGAGTGGAACGTGATCACGACTCCGACGGCGATCATCGAAAGGCCCAGCCATCGTGGCGGCTCAACCCGTTTTTTGGGAGCTGGGATGACAGGCTCGATGATGGCACCCACGGTGGTCGAGTTATCCACCAGTGGTGTGTTGGTCATCTTGGCAATGAATCGCGTCGAAGGCTCGTTCAGCACAAACGACTCAACGCGACGAAATTGCAGCCCCAGCAGGATCAATAGGATCCCGAATAGGAAGTATCGATTTCGGTACAGTGACATAGTTCTAGCCGATCAAGAACGATTGGGAGGAAGGGTTCCACGTTTTGCTATCGTCCTTGGCGACATGGGCAGGCAAGCGAACCGATCGGAGTTCGGCCCGGGCAAGCAAACACCGCCAAACCAATCGGTATCTCCACGACAACCCGCGCCAGCGGAGCGGTCGGCGTCCACCGCGGGCTCTTTCGCAGGGCTGACCGGCTATCCCTCGTTGGCAGGCAGCCCGTCTCCGAACAGGTGATCGACCGCCTGCCGCATTGATTGGCCGAAATTCCGGTAGGCGGAGTCTTCCAGTAACTGCGATTGGCTGCTTTGCATGATCGCAGCGGCCAGCGCTTTGTGCTGACGCCAGTCATTTAAATCGAAGTCACGGATATCGGTGTAGACGTTCGACAGGTTGTTGCTGATTTTTGGGACCAGTACGACGCCGTTGTTTCCGTGCACCACGTGATAGTGCATCGCGACAAACAGCAGCAATGCGCCGCAAAACATCCCGGCTAGAAATTTCGACATCACACTGCCGGAAGTAAAACAAGAAAATGGGAACCGAATCGCCACTCGGGCGTGTCGCCGCAGCACCGATGGTCGCTGGGGAGGTCCGATCGCATCGGCTTGGTGGCAGGGAATTAATAGGCGTTACCCGGTGATCGGGCAAGCCGGATAAAAAATGGCAAACCTTGTGCCAGGAGTGGCTCGTGCGTCTTGACGATTCGCCCGAATCGCTACAGACTACGCAACCCACTTTGAGCGGTGAAGGACTGAAGTTTCCTCGGTCGCCTGCCGATCAAAGACACTCCCGGGCGGTTGCACTGCCGGGAATGCAAGGGCGATTAGCTCAGTTGGTTAGAGCGCCACGTTGACATCGTGGAGGTCAGAGATTCGAGTTCTCTATCGCCCACTCTTAACCCCTTGCACAGCAAGGACTTGCGATCCTCTCTCGTGGGTCGTTTCCGGGCCAATCGCCTGGGTCGTTACGTGGGTCGCAAAACATATTTTTACGAC is a window of Roseiconus lacunae DNA encoding:
- the hflC gene encoding protease modulator HflC — translated: MKQVPITLAIVFLIAASFITYSCAYTVDETEQVILTQFGKPVGDPIVDSGLHFKLPFIQEATFVEKRILEWDGRPNEMPTKDKTYIVVDTFGRWRINDAKQFFLRLRDERSAQSRLDDILGSETRNAIAKHELIELVRTTKDREPIQDAVIIEGPGTAGTLYPISKGRAKIEEEIFAKSAEKLADFGIELLDVRFKRINYNENVQQRIYTRMISERKQIAERFRSEGAGEAAKIIGRKERDLLEIESEAYKKVQEIRGAADAKATEIYAAAYNQSEEAVSFYAFIKTMETYEEMLGGDSTLVLTTDSDIFKFLKNIDQNE
- the fusA gene encoding elongation factor G, whose amino-acid sequence is MKLENVRNIGISAHIDSGKTTLSERILFYAGRIHKIEDVRGGGDGATMDHMELEKERGITITSAATSLQWKGNAINLIDTPGHVDFTVEVERSLRVLDGAVLVLCSVGGVQSQSITVDRQMKRYQVPRLAFINKMDRTGANPFRVVEQLREKLGAEAFLMQYPIGAEENFEGVVDLIEMKSYRFSGTEGQNVDVGEVPENLKEKCEAQRLHMLEQLSMYNDEMMELLLSEEEVPKEMIYKVTRDAVLGGATPVYMGTAFKNKGVQPLLDAVNSYLPSPLDREIHGRDPQDEEKRIELKPDPKAPFVGMGFKIVDDPFGQLTFMRIYQGTIEKGGTYVNQRTGRSERFSRIVRMHSDKREEIDKAEAGDIIAVMGIDAASGDTYGDTRDQCTLESMFVPDPVIKIAVSPKSRGDGDKMGKALQRFRKEDPTFRVMTDEETNEILISGMGELHLEVYIERIRREYDVEIEVGAPKVSYRESPTKSIEFNYKHKKQTGGSGQYAHIVGKLSPLESVSEDSFEFEDHVVGGRIPKQYIPAIEKGFRDILGKGPLAEYPVVGTRIDLNDGSFHEVDSSEKAFYTAAQGCFREYFKQAGPKLLEPIMKIEIECPEDFQGTVVGDVIRRRGIMSSNDIVDGNSIIIAEVPLAETFGYATDLRSMTQGQGTFSMELETYREVPSNVQEEIIEKKRKEKEGK
- the rpsR gene encoding 30S ribosomal protein S18; the protein is MPPRPMSSRSRARKRSRVRSRAKKKDPIFVDGQRPRPMYVDYKDVELLKKMINRQGRIVGRRKSGCTAVSQHAVTAAVKRARYMALLPYQGE
- a CDS encoding acyl-CoA thioesterase — its product is MSFRTHRRVEFRDTDAAGIVHFSAFFPWMESAEHEMLRSVGIQILPDSHSPAQSADSRQTVTWPRVSASCDYHQAARFEDELSVAVEVLKIGRSSVQYQIAFSRQADSGPPVPIATGKTVVVCCQLRPGGKLEKAEIPADIRAKLESL